Proteins co-encoded in one Malus sylvestris chromosome 7, drMalSylv7.2, whole genome shotgun sequence genomic window:
- the LOC126628637 gene encoding pentatricopeptide repeat-containing protein At3g49240, mitochondrial-like, with amino-acid sequence MALSKPTFLAHLKTLAKPPIRRRLTPPSVISLRFLSFATPEEAAAERRQRKRRLRLEPPLSSLHRNQQQQQQQSPKPQINPNAPKLPEPVSALSGNRLNLHNRILTLIRQNDLEEAALYTRHSIYSNCRPTIFTVNAVLTAQLRQSKYSDLLTLHRFITQAGVAPNIITHNLIFQTYLDCRKPDTAMEHYKQLINDAPFNPSPTTYRILIKGLVDNNKLDRAMELKEEIDVKGFAPDPVVYHYLMQGCVKNSDSDGVFKLFEELKEKLGGVVEDGVVYGNLMKGYFMREMEKEAMECYEEAVGESSKVKMSAVAYNSVLDALSKNGKFDEALRLFDRMIQEHNPPRRLAVNLGSFNVMVDGYCAQGRFKDAIEVFRKMGDYRCSPDTLSFNNLIDQLCKNGMLSEAEELYGEMPEKGVNPDEFTYVLLMDTCFEENRPDDAAEYFRKMVDAKLRPNLAVYNKLADGLVKVGKIDEAKLFFDLMVKKLKMDIPSYQFIMKMLSDAGKLDEVLNVVDTMLDDDGVEFDEEVHEFVKGLLRKEGREDEVGKLMEEKERQKAEAKAKELEAAEAAKRSARAAVASLLPSKLFGNKEPETESAEATENASEAASSEAAQTGQEEHSGEGENSAETESKSDGATEQVSA; translated from the coding sequence ATGGCTCTCTCCAAACCCACCTTCCTTGCCCAcctcaaaaccctagcaaaacCCCCAATCCGCCGCCGTTTAACGCCACCCTCCGTCATCTCCCTCCGCTTCCTCTCCTTCGCCACCCCCGAAGAAGCCGCGGCCGAACGACGCCAGCGGAAGCGCCGCCTCCGACTCGAACCCCCGCTCTCCTCCCTCCACCGCAAccagcaacaacaacagcaacaGTCCCCAAAACCCCAAATAAACCCTAACGCCCCGAAGCTCCCCGAACCCGTCTCGGCCCTCTCCGGCAACCGCCTCAACCTCCACAACCGCATTCTCACCCTCATCCGCCAGAATGATCTCGAGGAGGCAGCACTCTACACTCGCCACTCCATCTACTCCAACTGCCGACCCACCATTTTCACCGTCAATGCCGTGCTCACCGCTCAGCTCCGCCAGTCCAAGTACTCCGACCTCCTCACCCTCCACCGCTTCATCACTCAGGCCGGGGTTGCCCCCAATATCATCACTCACAATCTCATCTTCCAGACTTATCTGGATTGCCGAAAGCCCGATACCGCCATGGAACACTACAAGCAGCTGATCAATGACGCCCCTTTCAACCCTTCCCCAACCACTTATCGGATTTTGATCAAAGGGCTAGTGGATAACAACAAATTGGACAGGGCTATGGAGCTCAAGGAGGAAATTGATGTCAAGGGTTTCGCCCCGGACCCGGTTGTTTACCATTATTTGATGCAGGGTTGTGTAAAGAATTCGGATTCGGATGGGGTTTTCAAGCTTTTCGAGGAGCTGAAGGAGAAGTTGGGAGGGGTTGTGGAAGATGGGGTTGTGTATGGGAACTTGATGAAGGGGTATTTCATGAGGGAGATGGAGAAGGAGGCCATGGAGTGTTATGAGGAGGCTGTGGGGGAGAGTTCCAAGGTGAAGATGAGCGCGGTGGCTTATAATTCGGTTTTGGATGCATTGAGCAAGAATGGCAAGTTTGATGAGGCCTTGAGGTTGTTTGATAGGATGATCCAGGAGCATAACCCACCGAGGCGCTTGGCTGTGAATTTGGGAAGCTTTAATGTGATGGTGGACGGGTATTGCGCGCAAGGGAGGTTTAAGGATGCCATTGAGGTTTTCAGGAAGATGGGAGACTATAGGTGTAGTCCGGATACATTGTCTTTCAATAATTTGATTGATCAGTTGTGTAAGAATGGGATGCTGAGTGAAGCTGAGGAGCTTTATGGAGAAATGCCCGAGAAGGGAGTGAATCCGGATGAGTTTACATATGTCCTGTTGATGGATACTTGTTTTGAGGAGAATAGGCCAGATGATGCAGCGGAGTACTTCAGAAAAATGGTTGATGCCAAGCTGAGGCCGAACTTGGCAGTTTATAATAAGTTGGCTGACGGATTGGTTAAGGTAGGGAAAATTGATGAGGCAAAATTGTTTTTCGATTTGATGGTGAAGAAGCTCAAGATGGACATTCCGAGCTATCAGTTTATAATGAAGATGTTGAGTGATGCTGGGAAACTCGATGAGGTGCTTAATGTGGTTGATACAATGCTGGATGACGATGGGGTTGAATTCGATGAGGAGGTGCATGAGTTTGTTAAAGGGTTGCTGAGAAAGGAAGGGAGAGAGGACGAAGTTGGGAAGCTTATGGAGGAGAAAGAAAGGCAGAAGGCTGAAGCTAAGGCTAAGGAGCTGGAGGCAGCAGAAGCAGCAAAGAGAAGTGCAAGAGCTGCTGTCGCCTCCTTACTTCCATCCAAGTTGTTCGGGAATAAAGAACCCGAGACAGAGTCTGCAGAGGCCACAGAAAATGCAAGTGAGGCTGCCTCGAGTGAAGCTGCACAGACTGGTCAGGAGGAACATAGTGGAGAAGGCGAAAATTCAGCCGAGACAGAATCCAAAAGTGACGGTGCAACTGAGCAGGTATCCGCTTGA